The genomic DNA AAAACTTTGGTTTCGGCTTCTCTGTCGTAACCTCGATATTTCGGTCGATCTGATCGACCTCTTCCTGCGAGAGCGGCGTCGGCTGTTTTCCGCCGAGAAAGCCGGTCACTTTCGGTGTGGATTTGATCGCGTGAAAAACGTTGTCGGGTATTTTACCCTTTTCGTCACACTCGATCTCGACCAGAACATATCCCGGATAGAACATACGCTCCGAGACATATTCCTTGTTGCCGCGCATTTCGACGACCTTTTCTTTCGGGAGTTTTACTGAGGTGATCTGCTCAGCGAGTTCCAGATCACGGATCCTCGCCGCAAGGCTTTCAACGACCTTGTTCTCATGCCCCGAATATGTGTGGATAAAATACCACTGCTTCATTTCAAATATCCTTATATACCCGCGAGCTTATTAACAGCCCAAGTCAGCCCTTCTAACAGGTATGTCCAACCATGATCGACGAGAAAGAGGTATGCAGCGAAAAAGAATACCGCGACGATCACAATGATCGTCGTGCCTTTTACATCGTCCGATGATGGAAATGATGTTTTATCCAGCTCGCCGCGAGTCTTTGTGATGAACTCGCCGATGCCTTCTTTATGTTTCCCCTCTATCGGGGCTGCTGCTTCTGACACTACTTTCTCTCCTAATAAGATCCAATGGCAGGGGTACCAGGACTCGAACCCGGACCTAAGGTTTTGGAGACCTCCATGCTAACCATTGACACCATACCCCTATTTTCAATGAAGAATTCGACTTTCTGAATGGCAAACTTGGTTTCAAATTCATCATTCATCATTCGATATTCGGCATTTACTTATTCTCTCTGTGCACGCGATGGCAGCGGCAGCGACGGCAAAACTTTTTAAGCTCAAGCCGATTAGGCGTGTTCTTTTTGTTCTTCGTCGTCACGTAATTGCGCTCTTTGCACTCAGTGCACTGCAAAATAATGTTATCTCTTGGCATAAATCCTCTACAACTGTTCGTCGTTCGTCGTTGGTTGATCGTGGCCGTTCTTAACAACGAACCACGAACAACTAACTAATTCTTATTCCACCACTTCCGAAACCGTTCCGGCTCCGACCGTTCTGCCGCCTTCGCGGATAGCGAAGCGGAGGCCTTTTTCCATGGCGATGGGGGCGATCAGTTCGATCTCCATCTGGATGTTGTCGCCGGGCATCACCATCTCGACTCCTGCCGGAAGGTGTGCAACGCCCGTCACGTCCGTTGTTCTGAAGTAGAACTGCGGGCGGTATCCCGTAAAGAACGGGGTGTGGCGTCCGCCTTCTTCTTTGGTGAGGACATATGCCTCAGCCTTGAACTTAGTGTGCGGTGTGATCGAGCCCGGTTTGGCGATGACCTGTCCGCGTTCAATTTCCTTTCTTTCAACTCCGCGGAGCAGCAGTCCGACGTTGTCGCCTGCCATTCCCGAATCAAGAAGCTTCTTGAACATTTCGACGCCGGTGACGACCGAGTTTCTCGTGTCTTTGATACCGACGATCTCGACAGGTTCGTTGACGTTGATCACTCCACGCTCGATTCGTCCCGTCGCAACTGTTCCGCGGCCCTGGATGGTGAAGATATCTTCGACCGGCATCAGGAACGGCTTGTCCGTCTCACGTGCAGGCGTCGGGATGAAATCATCCACCGTCTGCATCAGCTCGTCGATCTTCGATTCCCATGCCGGGTCGCCTTCGAGAGCTTTCAGTGCCGACCCTTGCGTGATCGGTGTATCGTCGCCGGGGAATTCGTACGAACTGAGAAGTTCACGGATCTCCATATCGACGAGTTCGAGCAATTCAGGATCGTCAACCGCGTCGACCTTATTCATGAACACGACCATCGAAGGCACACCGACCTGACGTGCAAGCAGGATGTGCTCGCGGGTCTGAGGCATCGGGCCGTCCGTCGCTGCAACGACCAGGATCGCTCCGTCCATCTGTGCCGCACCAGTGATCATGTTCTTGACATAGTCAGCGTGGCCCGGGCAGTCGACGTGGGCGTAGTGGCGGTTTGCCGTCTCATACTCAACGTGAGCCGTCGCAATTGTGATACCGCGTGCCTTCTCTTCAGGCGCGTTGTCGATCGAATCGAATGCACGTACTACCATCTTGGCGTTGTGCTTCGACATCACTTTCGTGATCGCTGCCGTCAATGTCGTCTTGCCGTGATCCACGTGCCCAATTGTCCCAATATTCACGTGCGGCTTACTGCGGTCGAATTTCTCTTTGCTCATCTCTTTTCTTTCCCTCTAAAAAATATTTAGCTAAATCAATAAAATCTGGAGCCCAAGGCGGGATTTGAACCCGCGACCTCATCCTTACCAAGGATGCGCTCTACCCCTGAGCTATTTGGGCAGATTCTCGCCTGACAAAAAACTGTTGGAGCGGGAGACGAGATTCGAACTCGCGACATTCAGCTTGGAAGGCTGACGCTCTACCAACTGAGCTACTCCCGCAAATCAATGATGAATGACGAATGCAGAATTATGAATATCGCAGTTATTCGACATTCCTGATTCGAAATTCATAATTGTCAAAATGGTGCATGGGGTAGGATTTGAACCTACGTAGGAAATTAATCCGACGGGTTTACAGCCCGTTGCCTTTGACCGCTCGACCACCCATGCGTGATCTCTTTTATTTGCTCCTACTGACTTTTAGAGTCAAATAGCAAATTTCCAATACTAACTAAAAAGTCTATCGGTTGCAAGCGCGTAAACGCTTGTTTTTGGCGCTATTTAGCGCGCGAACGCGGGTGGAAGCGTTCGTAGTTTTTCTTTAGGTGGGCGCTTGTGATGTGCGTGTAGATCTGTGTGGTCGAAATATCCGTGTGGCCGAGCATCTGCTGGACCGAGCGGATGTCGGCGTTGTTTTGGATGAGATGCGTCGCAAATGAATGTCTCAAGGTGTGCGGCGACACGCCGGTTAGCCCGCATTTTTCGGCATATTGAGTGACCGAATTATAGATCGCCTGCCGGTCGATGGGCGAGCCGGCGGCGTTTACGAACATATTGTCGATCTCGATAT from Acidobacteriota bacterium includes the following:
- the nusG gene encoding transcription termination/antitermination protein NusG, with protein sequence MKQWYFIHTYSGHENKVVESLAARIRDLELAEQITSVKLPKEKVVEMRGNKEYVSERMFYPGYVLVEIECDEKGKIPDNVFHAIKSTPKVTGFLGGKQPTPLSQEEVDQIDRNIEVTTEKPKPKFSYEVGEVVRIKSGPFASFTGKVEEVNEDKATLKVSITIFGRSTPYELSFLEVEKVTFAEEE
- the secE gene encoding preprotein translocase subunit SecE codes for the protein MSEAAAPIEGKHKEGIGEFITKTRGELDKTSFPSSDDVKGTTIIVIVAVFFFAAYLFLVDHGWTYLLEGLTWAVNKLAGI
- the rpmG gene encoding 50S ribosomal protein L33, producing the protein MPRDNIILQCTECKERNYVTTKNKKNTPNRLELKKFCRRCRCHRVHRENK
- the tuf gene encoding elongation factor Tu; the encoded protein is MSKEKFDRSKPHVNIGTIGHVDHGKTTLTAAITKVMSKHNAKMVVRAFDSIDNAPEEKARGITIATAHVEYETANRHYAHVDCPGHADYVKNMITGAAQMDGAILVVAATDGPMPQTREHILLARQVGVPSMVVFMNKVDAVDDPELLELVDMEIRELLSSYEFPGDDTPITQGSALKALEGDPAWESKIDELMQTVDDFIPTPARETDKPFLMPVEDIFTIQGRGTVATGRIERGVINVNEPVEIVGIKDTRNSVVTGVEMFKKLLDSGMAGDNVGLLLRGVERKEIERGQVIAKPGSITPHTKFKAEAYVLTKEEGGRHTPFFTGYRPQFYFRTTDVTGVAHLPAGVEMVMPGDNIQMEIELIAPIAMEKGLRFAIREGGRTVGAGTVSEVVE